A window of the Cannabis sativa cultivar Pink pepper isolate KNU-18-1 chromosome X, ASM2916894v1, whole genome shotgun sequence genome harbors these coding sequences:
- the LOC115699142 gene encoding protein TIFY 8, producing MAVPAMIMAQQSMPNNAENNANNHRNQENQLANPMFHDFFGTKPNDSPVVLGSASKSAADARLSEPSPSASASFGASSGGGRGPVSTTSDLGSERRAVSHLEGVPFYGPRSDMSGPEIISNNKIVGSKRSNSDSTFMGSSRDGNPQMGPDSLEGSHLMKWLRNGAGGDRPRRMNDDDMVFSLQQMRPSSASLIFQHPSGISKLDRSIPLNAIPAVQYPPRGGHFVPMVPQIPSNRFRDTNPGPSNISQSAADEGSRTGIKGPGILSSINASAGVSEKNAPGPLPSGSRQKCPTVITEPESSTPLNRQGFAGNRQMTIFYGGQAHVFDDVHPNKADVIMSLAGSNGGSWSTNYSPKSNARPAGEGQIPIGDVETGNAKAMALLREYRGRISVPGSSSSQGIGFSDRVLSTPSAGGHQLISTVAKDVRSSVHAGESITKEKNEM from the exons ATGGCTGTACCCGCGATGATAATGGCTCAACAAAGTATGCCTAACAATGCAGAAAACAATGCCAACAACCATCGTAACCAGGAAAACCAACTAGCTAATCCCATGTTTCATGACTTTTTTGGTACGAAGCCTAACGATTCTCCTGTCGTTTTGGGCTCAGCTTCAAAATCAGCAGCCGATGCCAGACTCTCAGAGCCTTCACCGTCCGCTTCAGCTTCTTTCGGTGCTTCCTCTGGTGGTGGTCGTGGGCCTGTCTCTACTACCtctgatctgggttcgg AGAGACGAGCAGTAAGTCATTTGGAAGGGGTTCCATTTTATGGTCCAAGAAGTGATATGTCTGGGCCAGAGATAATAAGTAACAACAAGATAGTGGGGAGTAAGAGAAGTAATTCAGACTCTACCTTCATGGGGTCATCCAGAGATGGAAATCCTCAAATGGGACCTGATTCTCTTGAGGGATCACATTTGATGAAG TGGCTTAGAAATGGAGCTGGGGGAGACAGGCCGAGAAGAATGAATGATGATGACATGGTCTTTAGTTTACAACAAATGAGGCCTAGTTCTGCTTCTCTTATATTTCAGCATCCTTCGGGGATTTCTAAATTAGACCGATCCATTCCCCTCAATGCGATTCCAGCGGTACAATATCCACCCCGTGGAGGTCATTTTGTGCCTATGGTGCCTCAAATACCTTCTAACAGATTCAGAGACACCAATCCCGGTCCTTCAAATATCTCTCAGTCAGCTGCTGACGAGGGATCTAGAACTGGAATAAAGGGCCCTGGAATATTGAGTTCCATTAATGCCAGTGCTGGTGTTTCTGAGAAGAATGCGCCGGGGCCACTACCAAGTGGTAGCAGGCAAAAGTGCCCCACTGTAATTACAGAGCCAGAGTCTTCTACTCCACTGAA TCGGCAAGGATTTGCAGGTAATCGGCAGATGACTATATTTTATGGTGGGCAAGCTCATGTTTTTGATGATGTTCATCCAAACAAG GCAGATGTTATAATGTCCTTAGCTGGATCAAATGGAGGATCTTGGTCAACCAACTACTCTCCAAAATCTAATGCGAGGCCGGCTGGTGAAGGTCAAATTCCCATTGGAGATGTTGAAACTGGTAATGCCAAGGCCATGGCACTTCTTCGAGAATATCGTGGGAGGATAAGCGTCCCTGGCAGTTCTAGTAGTCAAGGTATTGGGTTCAGTGACCGAGTTTTGTCGACACCATCTGCAG GTGGCCATCAGCTCATCAGCACGGTAGCTAAAGACGTGAGAAGCTCGGTTCATGCTGGAGAATCCATCACCAAAGAGAAAAATGAGATGTga
- the LOC133032715 gene encoding sterol carrier protein 2 has translation MATPQLKPETLFDLMSKHFETDEGKELCKKINLVYQIKLAPEKIGFNEVCYTIDLKNGKVIKGTLEGEKPDATFSFKEKDFIKIALGKMNPQIAFMRGLMKIKGSLSAAQKFTPDIFPKFPVSKL, from the exons ATGGCGACCCCTCAGCTCAAGCCGGAGACTTTGTTTGACTTGATGAGTAAACACTTTGAAACGGACGAGGGTAAAGAGCTCTGCAAGAAAATTAATCTCGTTTACCAGATCAAACTCGCACCCGAG aAAATTGGGTTCAATGAGGTCTGTTATACTATTGATCTGAAGAATGGCAAGGTCATCAAAg gaacattggaaggagaaAAGCCTGATGCTACATTTTCCTTCAAAGAAAAAGATTTTATCAAAATTGCACTAGGAAAGATGAATCCCCAGATTGCTTTCATGAG GGGATTAATGAAGATTAAGGGCAGTTTGAGTGCAGCACAGAAATTTACACCTGATATTTTCCCTAAGTTCCCAGTTTCAAAGCTGTGA
- the LOC133032714 gene encoding BRI1 kinase inhibitor 1, producing the protein MDTTTHHHHHHHQNLATEKKSWETKHGSTTSTTTTTTTCVQGIKEVKSLSSSSSSSSINNSSKKQVTISSPVSPPSSSSSPSHEFSFTISLSTNNNKATTSSSTTKTNNSYNNNNNNNNSSFAVDLSPADDIFFHGHLLPLHLLSHLPISPRTSTNSMDSFTLPIKEISSSSSSSIIMEHQKQSKDVSATAITNEAAGGGGGGGRSSSNKPGNKSFSLFGLSKWRNNKGQQLNRNNNNNNNNNMGDGIIEDDIEEKKRSSKVKFELISQVIKRYMRMVRRPLLFSKARRDNDDEISNIELRRQPHSFSGVLNNNNNSNSNKMMMMRGRRGEFSAPASMWTSPTNSGPLVAMPPPNNTANDSSMEELQAAIQAAIAHCKNSISNNNATNNNNNNVVKC; encoded by the coding sequence ATGGACACTActactcatcatcatcatcatcatcatcagaatctaGCAACAGAGAAGAAATCTTGGGAAACCAAACATGGTAgtacaacatcaacaacaacaactactaCTACTTGTGTTCAAGGAATCAAAGAAGTTAAATCActgtcatcatcatcatcatcatcatcaattaATAACTCTTCCAAAAAACAGGTAACAATATCATCTCCTGTCTCACCACCTTCATCTTCATCCTCTCCATCACATGAATTCTCCTTCACTATTTCTCTCtccacaaataataataaagccaCAACTTCTTCTTCTACTACAAAGACTAATAATAGttataacaataacaataacaataataattcttCATTCGCCGTCGACTTGTCTCCGGCCGACGACATATTCTTCCATGGTCATTTACTCCCTCTCCACCTTCTTTCCCATCTTCCAATCTCTCCTAGAACTTCCACTAACTCCATGGATAGTTTTACTCTTCCCATTAAGGAGATTTCATCATCTTCATCCTCCTCAATAATAATGGAGCATCAAAAACAGAGCAAAGATGTCTCTGCAACCGCCATTACCAACGAAGCAgcaggaggaggaggaggaggaggaagatCATCATCAAACAAGCCGGGCAACAAGTCTTTTTCGCTTTTCGGGCTATCGAAATGGAGAAATAATAAAGGGCAGCAgttaaatagaaataataataataataataataataatatgggtGATGGTATTATTGAGGATGATATTGAGGAGAAGAAGAGGTCATCTAAGGTGAAATTCGAACTGATCAGTCAGGTAATCAAAAGGTACATGAGAATGGTGAGGAGGCCACTGTTGTTTTCCAAGGCTAGAAGAGATAATGATGATGAGATTAGTAATATCGAATTACGTAGGCAGCCACACTCTTTCTCTGGtgttttgaataataataataatagtaatagtaataagatgatgatgatgagaggaagaagaggagagTTTTCGGCGCCGGCATCGATGTGGACTTCGCCGACCAATAGTGGCCCCCTTGTGGCGATGCCTCCTCCTAATAATACTGCTAATGATAGTTCCATGGAAGAGTTGCAAGCAGCCATTCAAGCAGCTATTGCTCATTGCAAGAATTCCATTAGTAATAATAAtgctacaaataataataataataatgtagtcAAATGTTAG
- the LOC115699509 gene encoding probable protein phosphatase 2C 12 isoform X1, translating into MSTRSEHHTVPLSVLLKRELANEKIERPELIHGQASQSKKGEDFTLIKTECQRMVGDGVSTYSVFGLFDGHNGSAAAIYSKENLLNNVLSAIPLDLNRDEWIAALPRALVAGFVKTDKDFQERAQMSGTTVTFVIIEGWVVTVASVGDSRCILEAAEGGIYYLSADHRLDCNEEERSRITASGGEVGRLNTGGGAEIGPLRCWPGGLCLSRSIGDRDVGEYIVPVPYVKQVKLSTSGGRLIISSDGVWDALTAEAALDCCRSMSADAAATQIVKESLHAKGLRDDTTCIVIDILPQEKPPAPLPPPKKQGKGVFKSMFRKKSTESTSYVDKEYIEPDVVEELFEEGSAMLSERLDTKYPLCNMFRLFTCAVCQVEVKPGEGISIHAGSCNAGKLRPWDGPFLCLSCQEKKEAMEGKRHSAGIVVEVNSQQPSTGIFAI; encoded by the exons ATGTCAACGAGGAGTGAACATCACACGGTACCACTTTCGGTGTTACTGAAGCGTGAATTGGCTAATGAGAAGATTGAGAGACCGGAATTAATTCATGGTCAGGCGAGTCAGAGTAAGAAAGGAGAAGATTTCACTTTGATTAAGACAGAATGCCAAAGGATGGTTGGAGATGGCGTTTCTACCTATTCCGTTTTTGGG TTATTTGATGGACATAATGGATCTGCAGCTGCCATTTACTCTAAGGAGAATCTTCTAAACAATGTCTTAAGTGCCATACCTTTAGATCTTAACAGAGATGAATGGATAGCAGCATTGCCAAGAGCTTTGGTCGCAGGCTTTGTCAAGACAGACAAAGATTTTCAAGAGAGAG CACAAATGTCAGGAACAACTGTCACTTTTGTGATTATTGAAGGATGGGTTGTAACTGTTGCCTCTGTTGGCGACTCCCGCTGTATACTTGAAGCAGCTGAAGGAGGCATTTATTACTTATCTGCAGATCATAGGCTTGATTGCAATGAAGAGGA GAGATCACGTATCACTGCAAGTGGGGGTGAGGTTGGTCGTCTAAATACTGGCGGTGGTGCTGAG ATTGGTCCTTTGAGGTGTTGGCCAGGTGGCCTTTGTCTTTCACGATCCATTGGGGATAGGGATGTTGGCGAATACATTGTTCCCGTTCCTTATGTTAAGCAAGTGAAG CTGTCTACTTCTGGTGGTAGGCTGATCATTTCAAGTGACGGTGTTTGGGATGCTTTAACTGCGGAAGCTGCTCTTGATTGCTGCCGTTCGATGTCAGCAGATGCTGCAGCTACGCAAATTGTGAAG GAATCTTTACATGCGAAGGGACTTCGAGATGACACAACCTGCATTGTGATTGATATATTACCTCAAGAGAAGCCACCTGCTCCGCTGCCCCCACCTAAGAAGCAGGGAAAAGGAGTGTTTAAGTCCATGTTTCGTAAAAAGTCAACTGAATCAACTTCTTATGTTGACAAAGAGTACATAGAGCCAGACGTGGTGGAGGAATTATTTGAAGAGGGCTCTGCTATGCTTTCAGAAAG GTTAGACACGAAATATCCACTCTGCAACATGTTTAGGTTGTTCACATGTGCTGTTTGTCAAGTAGAAGTGAAACCAGGAGAGGGCATTTCAATACATGCCGGCTCATGTAATGCAGGAAAGTTGCGTCCCTGGGACGGCCCTTTCCTTTGCTTAAGTTGCCAGGAGAAGAAAGAAGCCATGGAAGGAAAAAGGCATTCTGCTG GTATAGTAGTGGAAGTGAATAGCCAACAACCCTCCACGGGTATTTTTGCAATTTGA
- the LOC115699509 gene encoding probable protein phosphatase 2C 12 isoform X2, giving the protein MSTRSEHHTVPLSVLLKRELANEKIERPELIHGQASQSKKGEDFTLIKTECQRMVGDGVSTYSVFGLFDGHNGSAAAIYSKENLLNNVLSAIPLDLNRDEWIAALPRALVAGFVKTDKDFQERAQMSGTTVTFVIIEGWVVTVASVGDSRCILEAAEGGIYYLSADHRLDCNEEERSRITASGGEVGRLNTGGGAEIGPLRCWPGGLCLSRSIGDRDVGEYIVPVPYVKQVKLSTSGGRLIISSDGVWDALTAEAALDCCRSMSADAAATQIVKESLHAKGLRDDTTCIVIDILPQEKPPAPLPPPKKQGKGVFKSMFRKKSTESTSYVDKEYIEPDVVEELFEEGSAMLSERLDTKYPLCNMFRLFTCAVCQVEVKPGEGISIHAGSCNAGKLRPWDGPFLCLSCQEKKEAMEGKRHSADRYSSGSE; this is encoded by the exons ATGTCAACGAGGAGTGAACATCACACGGTACCACTTTCGGTGTTACTGAAGCGTGAATTGGCTAATGAGAAGATTGAGAGACCGGAATTAATTCATGGTCAGGCGAGTCAGAGTAAGAAAGGAGAAGATTTCACTTTGATTAAGACAGAATGCCAAAGGATGGTTGGAGATGGCGTTTCTACCTATTCCGTTTTTGGG TTATTTGATGGACATAATGGATCTGCAGCTGCCATTTACTCTAAGGAGAATCTTCTAAACAATGTCTTAAGTGCCATACCTTTAGATCTTAACAGAGATGAATGGATAGCAGCATTGCCAAGAGCTTTGGTCGCAGGCTTTGTCAAGACAGACAAAGATTTTCAAGAGAGAG CACAAATGTCAGGAACAACTGTCACTTTTGTGATTATTGAAGGATGGGTTGTAACTGTTGCCTCTGTTGGCGACTCCCGCTGTATACTTGAAGCAGCTGAAGGAGGCATTTATTACTTATCTGCAGATCATAGGCTTGATTGCAATGAAGAGGA GAGATCACGTATCACTGCAAGTGGGGGTGAGGTTGGTCGTCTAAATACTGGCGGTGGTGCTGAG ATTGGTCCTTTGAGGTGTTGGCCAGGTGGCCTTTGTCTTTCACGATCCATTGGGGATAGGGATGTTGGCGAATACATTGTTCCCGTTCCTTATGTTAAGCAAGTGAAG CTGTCTACTTCTGGTGGTAGGCTGATCATTTCAAGTGACGGTGTTTGGGATGCTTTAACTGCGGAAGCTGCTCTTGATTGCTGCCGTTCGATGTCAGCAGATGCTGCAGCTACGCAAATTGTGAAG GAATCTTTACATGCGAAGGGACTTCGAGATGACACAACCTGCATTGTGATTGATATATTACCTCAAGAGAAGCCACCTGCTCCGCTGCCCCCACCTAAGAAGCAGGGAAAAGGAGTGTTTAAGTCCATGTTTCGTAAAAAGTCAACTGAATCAACTTCTTATGTTGACAAAGAGTACATAGAGCCAGACGTGGTGGAGGAATTATTTGAAGAGGGCTCTGCTATGCTTTCAGAAAG GTTAGACACGAAATATCCACTCTGCAACATGTTTAGGTTGTTCACATGTGCTGTTTGTCAAGTAGAAGTGAAACCAGGAGAGGGCATTTCAATACATGCCGGCTCATGTAATGCAGGAAAGTTGCGTCCCTGGGACGGCCCTTTCCTTTGCTTAAGTTGCCAGGAGAAGAAAGAAGCCATGGAAGGAAAAAGGCATTCTGCTG ATAGGTATAGTAGTGGAAGTGAATAG